The following coding sequences are from one Salvia hispanica cultivar TCC Black 2014 chromosome 3, UniMelb_Shisp_WGS_1.0, whole genome shotgun sequence window:
- the LOC125210690 gene encoding thioredoxin-like protein AAED1, chloroplastic isoform X2: MAASLGTTTAHGVAAASCKAFTPQYSPNNVLTNPSRRLRREFPLLRAKLASLSSPQRCRISPSAVSNSTGAETSAVTDGATDLLETVIVYNLNGNGIPISDLWKDRKAVVAFARHFGCVLCRTRAAYLASGKDTMDAAGVALVIIGPGSVDQAKVFSEQTKFKGEVYADPSHASYDALNFVSGVTTTFTPRAGLKIIQAYLDGYRQDWELSFEKDTRTRGGWRQGGIIVAGPGKHNISYIHKDKEAGDDPEIQEILKACCVQDN; the protein is encoded by the exons ATGGCTGCTTCTCTCGGCACAACCACCGCGCACGGCGTCGCCGCCGCATCTTGTAAAGCTTTTACGCCCCAATACTCGCCTAACAACGTTCTCACGAATCCGTCGCGCCGTCTCCGCCGTGAATTCCCTCTCCTTCGCGCCAAATTAGCCTCCCTCAGCTCGCCCCAACGGTGTCGTATCAGTCCATCCGCCGTCTCCAATTCTACAG GGGCTGAGACTTCGGCTGTGACTGATGGTGCCACTGACTTGCTGGAAACCGTGATAGTCTACAACTTGAATGGGAATGGAATCCCCATTTCTGACTTGTGGAAAGATAGGAAGGCTGTGGTAGCATTTGCTCGTCATTTCGG ATGTGTTCTCTGTCGAACAAGGGCAGCCTACCTTGCTTCTGGAAAG GATACCATGGACGCTGCTGGTGTGGCGCTTGTTATAATTGGGCCTGGAAGTGTTGATCAG GCAAAAGTTTTCTCAGAGCAAACAAAGTTCAAAGGAG AGGTATATGCAGACCCTAGCCATGCATCGTATGACGCACTGAATTTTGTCTCTGGTGTTACCACCACATTTACTCCCCGG GCTggtttaaaaataatacaagcGTACCTTGACGGATATCGACAAGACTGGGAGCTTTCGTTTGAGAAGGATACCCGGACAAGAGGTGGCTG GAGGCAAGGTGGAATCATCGTTGCAGGCCCCGGCAAACATAACATCTCATATATCCACAAG